The Virgibacillus phasianinus genome includes a window with the following:
- the ilvD gene encoding dihydroxy-acid dehydratase produces MKKDLRIKSKVFSEGAMKAPNRAMLRAVGVSDDDFQKPMIGIASTWSEVTPCNIHIHDLATHAKEGAKEAGGVPLIFNTITVSDGISMGTQGMRYSLPSRDVIADSIETVVSAENLDGFVAIGGCDKNIPGCMIAIANSEIPSVFVYGGTISPGSHNGKDIDIVSVFEGVGQHNNGDINDGELRSIECSACPGAGSCGGMYTANTMASAVEAMGMSLPGSSSNPAEAGNKEKDSAAAGKAVYRLLEEGIYPKDIMTKEAFENAITVVMALGGSTNAILHLLAIAHAIEVDLTIEDFNRIQEKTPHLADLKPSGKYVMRDLHHVGGVQAVMKLLYEAGYLHGDCLTVTGKTVAENLAEAPSLEEGQKVIMPFDDPKRTDGPLIVLKGNLSPTGAVAKVSGVKVKRHTGPARVFNTEKEATAAVMDNKINDGDVIIIRYVGPKGGPGMPEMLSISSIIVGKGMDEKVALLTDGRFSGGTHGLVVGHISPEAQDGGPIALVEEGDLVTIDSDQKEISFEVSEQELANRRKGWQAPPLYKKGVLGKYAHNVSCSSKGAITDYLNKN; encoded by the coding sequence ATGAAAAAAGATTTACGTATAAAGAGTAAAGTTTTTAGTGAAGGTGCAATGAAGGCACCGAACCGTGCAATGCTTCGTGCAGTCGGTGTTTCTGATGATGACTTTCAGAAGCCGATGATTGGTATTGCCAGTACATGGAGTGAGGTTACGCCATGTAATATACATATTCATGACTTAGCTACTCATGCAAAGGAAGGCGCCAAGGAAGCTGGTGGCGTCCCGTTAATTTTTAATACGATTACGGTATCTGATGGAATTTCTATGGGCACCCAAGGGATGCGCTATTCTCTACCTAGTCGTGATGTGATTGCTGATTCAATTGAAACTGTTGTAAGTGCCGAAAATTTGGATGGATTTGTTGCAATCGGCGGCTGTGATAAAAATATACCTGGTTGTATGATTGCAATCGCAAATTCCGAAATTCCTTCCGTTTTTGTATATGGTGGTACGATTTCTCCTGGCTCACACAATGGTAAGGATATTGATATTGTGTCTGTATTTGAGGGCGTTGGCCAGCATAACAATGGTGACATAAATGATGGAGAATTAAGATCAATTGAGTGCAGTGCCTGTCCTGGTGCCGGATCATGCGGTGGTATGTACACAGCAAATACCATGGCATCCGCTGTTGAAGCAATGGGCATGAGCTTACCTGGCAGCTCATCTAACCCAGCGGAGGCAGGTAATAAAGAAAAAGATAGCGCTGCTGCTGGTAAAGCTGTTTACCGGTTGCTGGAAGAAGGAATTTACCCTAAAGATATTATGACAAAAGAAGCATTTGAAAATGCGATTACCGTTGTCATGGCACTAGGTGGATCAACAAATGCTATCTTGCATTTGCTGGCAATCGCCCACGCGATCGAAGTAGATTTGACAATAGAAGATTTTAATAGAATTCAAGAGAAGACCCCGCATCTTGCTGATTTAAAACCAAGCGGTAAATATGTAATGCGGGATTTACATCATGTTGGCGGAGTACAAGCTGTTATGAAACTGCTTTATGAAGCAGGTTACCTTCATGGAGATTGTTTAACAGTAACAGGTAAAACGGTGGCAGAAAACCTGGCTGAAGCACCATCACTGGAGGAAGGTCAAAAAGTAATCATGCCGTTTGATGATCCTAAACGGACGGATGGTCCACTAATTGTGCTAAAAGGGAATCTGTCCCCAACTGGCGCTGTAGCTAAGGTTTCTGGCGTTAAGGTAAAACGGCATACCGGTCCTGCGCGGGTATTTAATACGGAGAAAGAGGCTACTGCTGCTGTAATGGACAACAAAATTAATGATGGAGATGTAATCATCATTCGTTACGTTGGTCCAAAAGGCGGACCGGGAATGCCCGAAATGTTGTCAATTTCAAGCATCATTGTTGGAAAAGGAATGGACGAAAAAGTTGCATTGTTAACCGATGGCAGATTTTCCGGTGGAACACACGGTTTAGTCGTAGGACATATTTCGCCAGAAGCGCAAGATGGCGGTCCAATTGCCTTGGTAGAAGAGGGCGATCTGGTTACAATCGATTCCGACCAAAAGGAAATCTCTTTTGAAGTGTCAGAACAGGAGTTAGCAAATCGTCGCAAGGGATGGCAGGCGCCGCCGTTATACAAGAAAGGTGTACTAGGGAAATATGCACATAATGTTTCCTGTTCATCAAAAGGCGCGATAACAGACTACTTAAATAAAAACTAG
- a CDS encoding pyridoxal-phosphate-dependent aminotransferase family protein, giving the protein MIADQKLLRIPGPSPIPPSIQQAMSKPMIGHRGQETKELLQRIKPKLKPVFGTEQDVLIIAGSGTSGLEAAVVNTVKPGDDVFVIVTGAFGDRFVKICEAYEIKVHRLDVDWGKAASPEVIKDYLNEHPEIKVVFTTYCETSTGVLNPVQKIAKTVHQHSEALVVVDGVSCIGAVEAKMDEWGIDVLVTGSQKAMMLPPGLTFIAASDRAWKVIEENEQARFYLDLRKYRDNLVKDSTPFTPGVSLLFGLEQVFHLMEEEGLQQVSKRHKLMMNMTRAAFRKLNIPLLTSDEAASPTVTAISPADFQAEQLRKVVNTEFGLSIAGGQQHLKGQIFRIGHMGYCSPADVLQIISTIEIGLKKINKCIELGQGTQAAQEIYLLQEDE; this is encoded by the coding sequence ATGATAGCAGATCAAAAGTTACTACGCATACCCGGCCCAAGCCCCATCCCTCCAAGTATACAACAGGCAATGAGCAAGCCAATGATCGGGCATCGGGGTCAGGAAACAAAGGAATTATTACAACGGATTAAACCGAAACTGAAGCCAGTATTCGGAACCGAACAGGATGTCCTGATTATTGCAGGAAGCGGTACATCGGGACTTGAAGCTGCAGTAGTTAACACCGTGAAACCAGGTGATGACGTTTTCGTTATCGTGACAGGTGCCTTTGGTGACCGTTTCGTAAAAATTTGTGAGGCATACGAGATCAAGGTTCACCGTCTTGATGTTGACTGGGGGAAAGCTGCTTCTCCAGAAGTAATAAAGGATTATCTTAACGAACATCCGGAAATCAAAGTTGTTTTTACTACCTACTGTGAGACTTCAACAGGCGTTCTCAATCCAGTTCAGAAAATAGCCAAGACTGTTCATCAGCATTCTGAGGCTTTGGTAGTTGTTGATGGTGTTTCCTGTATTGGGGCTGTCGAAGCGAAAATGGATGAATGGGGAATTGATGTATTGGTAACAGGCTCACAAAAAGCAATGATGCTTCCCCCTGGTTTAACATTTATCGCAGCCAGTGACCGGGCATGGAAAGTAATTGAGGAGAATGAGCAAGCTCGTTTCTATTTAGATTTACGCAAGTACCGGGATAATCTAGTAAAGGATTCCACTCCATTCACTCCAGGCGTGTCACTGTTGTTTGGATTGGAACAAGTCTTTCACCTTATGGAGGAAGAAGGACTTCAACAAGTATCCAAACGGCATAAGTTGATGATGAACATGACGAGGGCTGCATTTCGAAAACTGAATATTCCTTTGCTAACCAGCGATGAGGCCGCTTCTCCTACTGTTACAGCTATCAGCCCCGCCGATTTTCAAGCGGAACAATTAAGAAAAGTTGTTAATACAGAATTCGGCCTATCTATAGCCGGTGGCCAGCAGCATCTGAAAGGCCAAATTTTCCGAATTGGGCATATGGGATACTGTTCACCAGCAGATGTGCTGCAAATTATCAGCACAATTGAAATTGGATTAAAGAAAATCAATAAATGTATTGAACTCGGTCAAGGAACCCAGGCAGCACAAGAAATTTATCTACTACAGGAGGATGAATAA
- the serA gene encoding phosphoglycerate dehydrogenase: protein MAFNVLISDPLSEDGIQPLRAADNINIKIDTGLSNEELADRIGDFDALLVRSQTQVTRDIISKGKKLKIIGRAGVGVDNIDLNAATEHGIIVVNAPNGNTNSAAEHTMAMIMSLSRNIPQAYHALKNHKWDRKRFVGVELKNKTLGVIGLGRIGTEVTVRAKGQRMNVIAYDPFLTEEKAEKMGIGYGTIEEVLSKADFITIHTPLLKETRHLINARAFQLMKTGVQIVNCARGGIIDEEALYEAITAKKVVGAALDVFEKEPFHDNKLLELPEVIATPHLGASTFEAQESVAVDVSHDVVGFLTGESVQNPVNLPSVPKEIMTKIEPYFNMAEKLGLFLIDLTQEVVEEINIYYAGELSEIEVAPLTRNTVKGLLKRHLGDHVNDVNALYLAERKGITINESKTSKTKGFTNLLTVEVKTKSGKRQVSGTLLNGLGPRIVKVDNYSVDVTPEGHLVFIHHKDQPGVIGRMGSLLAQHQINIATMQVDRSDIGGDAIMMLRVDKHLQENELEELKALAEMYDVTAIDL from the coding sequence ATGGCGTTTAATGTATTAATAAGCGATCCACTTAGTGAAGATGGCATTCAACCGTTACGGGCAGCTGACAACATTAATATTAAAATTGACACGGGTTTATCAAATGAGGAATTGGCAGACCGAATTGGCGATTTCGATGCACTTCTTGTAAGAAGTCAGACTCAAGTAACGCGTGACATAATAAGTAAGGGCAAAAAGCTAAAGATAATTGGTCGTGCTGGTGTCGGAGTCGATAATATTGATCTTAACGCAGCTACGGAACATGGAATCATTGTTGTCAACGCACCTAACGGTAATACGAATTCAGCAGCGGAGCACACGATGGCGATGATTATGTCCTTATCCAGAAACATACCACAGGCCTATCATGCCTTAAAAAATCATAAATGGGACCGAAAAAGGTTTGTCGGTGTTGAATTAAAAAACAAAACTTTGGGTGTAATTGGTCTTGGAAGGATCGGTACTGAAGTTACGGTCAGAGCGAAGGGACAACGAATGAATGTCATTGCTTATGATCCGTTTTTAACCGAAGAAAAGGCAGAAAAAATGGGGATTGGCTACGGTACAATTGAAGAGGTTTTATCCAAAGCTGATTTTATTACCATACATACCCCCTTGTTAAAAGAAACCAGACATCTGATTAATGCCAGGGCATTTCAACTGATGAAAACGGGGGTTCAGATTGTCAATTGTGCCAGAGGTGGAATTATTGATGAAGAAGCCCTATATGAAGCCATTACTGCTAAAAAAGTAGTCGGTGCAGCGCTAGATGTATTTGAGAAGGAACCATTCCACGACAACAAATTATTGGAATTGCCGGAAGTGATCGCCACTCCTCACTTAGGCGCAAGCACATTCGAGGCTCAGGAGAGTGTGGCAGTCGACGTCAGTCACGATGTTGTCGGCTTTTTAACGGGGGAATCAGTGCAAAACCCTGTTAACCTCCCTTCCGTGCCAAAAGAAATAATGACCAAAATCGAACCATATTTTAATATGGCGGAAAAGCTTGGATTATTTTTGATTGATTTAACACAAGAGGTTGTAGAAGAAATAAACATCTATTATGCAGGTGAATTATCTGAAATAGAAGTGGCACCATTAACGCGAAATACAGTAAAAGGATTATTGAAACGGCATCTGGGTGACCATGTTAATGATGTGAATGCCCTTTATCTTGCTGAACGAAAAGGAATAACGATTAATGAAAGCAAGACTTCTAAAACAAAAGGGTTTACCAATTTACTCACGGTTGAAGTAAAAACAAAATCTGGTAAGAGGCAAGTTTCTGGAACTTTATTAAACGGCTTGGGTCCAAGAATAGTTAAGGTGGATAATTATAGTGTTGATGTTACACCTGAAGGGCATCTCGTATTCATTCATCATAAGGACCAACCCGGCGTGATTGGAAGAATGGGCAGCCTGCTGGCACAGCATCAAATTAATATTGCAACCATGCAGGTGGACCGTTCCGATATCGGCGGTGATGCTATTATGATGCTGCGGGTCGATAAACACCTGCAAGAAAACGAATTGGAAGAACTAAAGGCATTAGCAGAAATGTATGATGTAACAGCAATAGATTTATAA
- a CDS encoding HAD family hydrolase, giving the protein MVRAILFDLDNTLLWDDKSIKKAFQATCLLAEKKHGVNPESLERKVRETAQSLYASYETYPFTRMIGINPFEGLWGDFMDEGEDFQRLKNIVPAYRRDAWTKGLQLLGINDPDFGYELAEKFPEERKKNPCVYEDTFTVLDQLRDNYQLLLLTNGSPELQRTKLDITPALTSYFDHIVISGAFGKGKPDPEIFEHALELLSVQKEEAMMVGDNLLTDILGASRTGISSAWVNRQQKEQTDVQPTYELAALADLLPIFNGE; this is encoded by the coding sequence ATGGTTAGGGCAATCTTATTTGATTTAGATAATACCTTGTTATGGGATGATAAAAGTATAAAAAAAGCTTTTCAGGCTACTTGTCTGCTAGCAGAAAAAAAGCATGGCGTTAATCCTGAAAGTTTGGAACGAAAGGTAAGGGAAACTGCACAATCTTTATACGCGTCCTACGAGACTTATCCATTTACCCGGATGATAGGAATTAATCCGTTTGAAGGGCTGTGGGGGGATTTTATGGATGAAGGTGAGGACTTTCAAAGGTTGAAAAATATAGTGCCTGCCTATCGAAGGGATGCCTGGACGAAAGGCTTACAACTTTTGGGGATTAACGATCCTGATTTTGGATATGAGCTGGCGGAGAAATTTCCCGAAGAACGTAAAAAAAATCCCTGTGTTTATGAAGATACATTTACTGTACTAGATCAACTGAGGGACAATTATCAGCTGCTGCTGCTTACGAATGGTTCACCTGAATTACAGCGAACGAAGCTGGATATTACCCCAGCGCTCACATCATATTTTGATCATATCGTTATTTCGGGTGCATTTGGCAAGGGCAAACCGGATCCTGAAATCTTTGAACATGCACTTGAGCTGCTGTCCGTTCAGAAGGAGGAGGCGATGATGGTGGGTGATAATCTGCTGACGGATATTCTTGGGGCTTCAAGGACAGGAATATCGTCAGCATGGGTTAACAGGCAGCAAAAAGAACAAACGGATGTACAACCAACTTATGAGCTCGCAGCCCTTGCTGATCTTCTGCCAATTTTTAATGGGGAATAA
- a CDS encoding branched-chain amino acid aminotransferase produces MEERTIQVNHCSTRKEKPKSDQLQFGRIFTDHMFVMDFTDPLGWHDARIVPYQPLTIDPSAMIFHYGQSVFEGLKAYLSPDGDAQLFRPEKNLQRLNQSNERLCIPQINEEFALGAIKKLVELEKDWIPGSEGTSLYIRPFIISTEPYLGVAPSRRYKFIVILSPVGAYYKEGINPVKIAVENKYVRAVSGGTGEAKTGGNYASSLKAQEMVAGSGYAQVLWLDGVERKYIEEVGSMNVFFKINGEVITPVLNGSILEGVTRNSVLQLLKHWEIPVTERKISMEELRQANKDGLLEEAFGTGTAAVISPIGQLTWNGQHIYINDGKTGEIAKRLYDTMTGIQYGMLEDPFNWIEKVKEKSNSVF; encoded by the coding sequence ATGGAGGAACGCACGATTCAAGTGAACCATTGTTCAACACGAAAGGAAAAACCAAAATCAGATCAATTGCAATTTGGCAGAATTTTCACTGACCATATGTTTGTTATGGACTTCACTGATCCATTAGGATGGCACGATGCACGCATTGTACCGTATCAGCCACTTACTATTGATCCCTCTGCCATGATTTTCCACTATGGCCAATCAGTGTTTGAAGGGTTAAAAGCATATCTATCACCAGATGGAGATGCGCAATTATTTCGACCTGAGAAAAACCTGCAGCGCTTAAATCAATCAAATGAACGGTTATGTATTCCGCAGATTAATGAAGAATTTGCATTAGGTGCGATTAAAAAATTAGTCGAGCTTGAAAAGGACTGGATTCCAGGTTCGGAAGGAACATCTCTTTATATACGCCCATTTATTATTTCAACAGAACCATATCTTGGGGTTGCCCCATCACGCCGTTATAAATTTATTGTTATCTTATCACCTGTTGGTGCGTATTACAAAGAGGGTATCAATCCCGTGAAAATTGCTGTCGAGAACAAATATGTCCGCGCAGTTTCTGGCGGAACCGGTGAAGCGAAGACCGGCGGTAATTATGCATCCAGCTTAAAGGCACAAGAGATGGTCGCAGGTAGCGGATATGCACAAGTCTTATGGCTCGATGGTGTTGAGAGAAAGTATATTGAGGAAGTTGGCAGCATGAATGTATTCTTCAAAATCAACGGAGAGGTCATTACCCCAGTTTTGAACGGTAGTATTCTGGAAGGTGTAACAAGAAATTCTGTACTTCAATTGCTAAAACACTGGGAAATTCCTGTGACAGAACGAAAAATTTCAATGGAAGAATTAAGACAGGCAAACAAGGACGGCTTATTGGAAGAAGCATTTGGTACAGGGACAGCTGCTGTAATCTCTCCTATTGGTCAACTAACCTGGAATGGCCAGCACATCTACATTAACGATGGTAAGACAGGCGAGATTGCGAAACGGTTATACGATACCATGACTGGCATCCAATACGGTATGCTGGAAGATCCCTTTAACTGGATCGAAAAGGTAAAGGAAAAGAGTAACAGCGTTTTCTAA